A window of Verrucomicrobia bacterium CG1_02_43_26 contains these coding sequences:
- a CDS encoding CesD/SycD/LcrH family type III secretion system chaperone: MKKATNEEIQKAIEDFNKIDPQEFLMNAVLHQVSLKDLCKLSDEETETLYSSAYTLYNYGKYQDAINIFTPLTHMNLKETKYWMGLGACHQMLKQYDDALRAYALVIMLDVNNIQAPFHVAECHIAKGDIEQAKVALSYIVDEPLENLSDQDKEVVKRGKSLLEVISTKDNK; the protein is encoded by the coding sequence ATGAAAAAAGCAACAAACGAAGAAATCCAAAAGGCAATAGAAGACTTCAACAAAATCGACCCTCAGGAGTTCTTGATGAATGCCGTGTTACATCAAGTTTCGTTAAAGGATCTTTGCAAATTAAGCGATGAGGAAACGGAAACGCTATATTCAAGCGCTTATACCCTTTACAACTATGGCAAGTACCAAGATGCCATCAATATCTTTACGCCGTTGACACACATGAACCTGAAGGAAACAAAATACTGGATGGGTCTCGGCGCATGTCACCAAATGCTAAAACAATATGATGATGCACTAAGAGCCTACGCTTTAGTCATTATGCTTGACGTAAATAATATTCAAGCTCCTTTCCACGTGGCCGAGTGCCATATCGCCAAAGGGGACATCGAGCAAGCAAAGGTTGCTTTAAGCTACATCGTTGACGAGCCATTAGAAAACCTTTCCGATCAAGACAAAGAGGTTGTTAAACGCGGAAAGTCGTTACTGGAAGTCATTAGCACAAAGGATAATAAATAA
- a CDS encoding acetylornithine aminotransferase, with product MKPLISEEFKQDPAVTEAKETLLALLAKHQQKINAVRPADPDRKQSYEKTLDAFSEARGGKLYYPYLGSGMGNGPFVELMDGSVKYDFINGIGVHHFGHSNPKIIEACLDAALEDTVMQGNLQQNELAFTFSKKLLDLANKNNAGIDHCFLSSTGVMAIENALKIAFQKNAPASRVLSFERCFSGRTLALSQITDKAAYRQGLPQTLSVDYLPFYDESRPEESTKEAVAVLKKYIHRYPKQHAAIVMELIQGEGGFYPGSTAFHKALMEVCRENGIAVIADEVQTFARTYEPFAFQYYQLDKLVDIVTIGKSSQICATLFRKEYKPGPGLLSQTFTSSTTAIAAGIVIIDELAKKEYWGENGRIAGLHNHFEKHFEAMRKEMPGKMSGPYGFGGMLAFTPLDGSTEKVTAFVKKLFENGIISFLTGASPQRVRFLFPIVSLETKHIDDAMVILRDTLKSF from the coding sequence ATGAAACCCCTGATCTCTGAAGAATTCAAACAAGACCCAGCCGTTACCGAGGCAAAAGAAACCCTACTTGCCCTTCTCGCAAAACATCAACAAAAGATTAACGCCGTGCGCCCGGCGGATCCTGACCGCAAGCAAAGTTACGAGAAAACATTGGATGCTTTTAGTGAAGCCCGAGGTGGGAAACTATATTACCCTTACCTAGGATCCGGTATGGGCAACGGGCCATTCGTGGAGCTGATGGACGGAAGCGTAAAATATGACTTCATTAACGGTATCGGCGTGCATCATTTTGGCCACTCTAACCCAAAGATCATAGAAGCCTGTTTGGATGCAGCTCTTGAGGACACGGTCATGCAAGGCAACCTTCAGCAAAATGAACTGGCATTTACGTTTTCAAAAAAATTGCTCGATTTAGCAAATAAGAATAATGCCGGAATCGATCACTGCTTTTTGTCCTCTACTGGGGTGATGGCCATTGAAAATGCGTTAAAAATTGCTTTTCAAAAAAACGCTCCCGCAAGCCGAGTACTCTCATTTGAACGATGCTTTAGTGGAAGAACATTAGCGTTATCCCAAATAACAGACAAAGCCGCCTATAGACAAGGCCTTCCTCAAACGTTGAGTGTGGATTATTTGCCTTTCTATGATGAAAGTAGACCAGAAGAAAGCACAAAAGAAGCCGTCGCCGTTTTAAAGAAATATATACACCGCTACCCCAAGCAGCACGCGGCAATCGTCATGGAACTAATCCAAGGGGAAGGCGGTTTTTACCCGGGAAGCACGGCATTCCACAAAGCGTTGATGGAAGTGTGTCGAGAAAACGGAATCGCTGTGATCGCTGATGAGGTACAGACGTTCGCTCGTACTTATGAGCCCTTTGCCTTCCAATATTACCAGTTGGATAAACTGGTGGATATTGTGACGATTGGAAAGTCCAGCCAGATATGTGCGACTCTCTTTCGCAAAGAATACAAGCCGGGGCCAGGATTATTAAGCCAAACGTTCACCAGTAGCACAACGGCTATTGCCGCAGGAATCGTTATCATAGACGAGTTAGCCAAAAAAGAATATTGGGGCGAGAATGGTCGAATAGCCGGCCTGCACAATCATTTTGAAAAACATTTCGAAGCAATGCGCAAAGAAATGCCTGGTAAAATGAGCGGGCCTTATGGGTTCGGTGGTATGCTGGCATTTACACCATTAGACGGGAGTACAGAAAAAGTAACCGCGTTTGTAAAAAAACTGTTTGAAAATGGGATTATCTCCTTTTTGACAGGAGCAAGCCCCCAACGCGTTCGCTTTCTCTTTCCAATCGTCTCTCTTGAAACAAAGCATATTGATGATGCGATGGTTATTTTGCGCGATACCCTAAAGTCCTTTTAA
- a CDS encoding anion permease, with translation MPNKNFLIPVIVGLVLWFSPVPESLNSQSWHLFAIFIFTILGIIMKPLPMGAIAMISIGLTTFTGTLTLPQALKGFSNGAIWLVLIAFFIARGFIKTHLGTRIAYYFVYLFGKKTLGLAYSMVLSELILAPAVPSFTARTGGIIYPIVNALAQAFNSKPNDPTSKNLGAYLIQACFQSSVILGAMFVTAMAGNPLVVALAADAGVEITWGKWALAAIVPGMISLLIIPLIIYKIAPPRIKETPDAKNLAKNKLKELGRVKTSEIIMLGVFIMLLVLWIFGEGFGINSVTTAFLGLSILLICNVLTWEEILEEKGAWNTFIWFSTLVTLGYALNEHGLITYFSGQMSYVVEGMHWSLGLSIICLVYFYTHYFFASNTAHIGAMYGVLLAVAIGLGAPAMLSALILAFISNLFGGLTHYGNGPAPILYGAGYVKLKDWWITGLIVSFANILVWGGIGAAWWKFLGYW, from the coding sequence ATGCCAAATAAAAACTTCCTTATCCCCGTCATTGTCGGTCTAGTACTCTGGTTTAGCCCAGTACCTGAATCGCTTAACAGCCAGTCATGGCATTTATTTGCAATTTTCATATTTACCATATTGGGAATCATCATGAAGCCGCTTCCCATGGGAGCTATAGCCATGATATCGATTGGATTAACGACATTCACGGGCACACTGACCCTCCCTCAAGCGCTAAAGGGCTTTAGTAATGGCGCCATATGGCTTGTATTGATTGCGTTTTTTATCGCGCGTGGGTTTATTAAAACTCATTTGGGGACGCGGATTGCGTATTACTTTGTTTATTTATTCGGAAAAAAGACACTAGGCTTAGCCTACAGTATGGTTTTAAGCGAACTCATCCTGGCACCAGCTGTTCCCAGCTTCACCGCAAGAACGGGGGGCATTATATACCCTATCGTAAATGCCCTAGCACAAGCCTTTAACAGTAAGCCAAACGACCCTACTTCAAAAAACCTGGGAGCTTACTTAATTCAAGCGTGCTTTCAGAGTTCGGTGATTTTAGGCGCTATGTTCGTGACAGCGATGGCAGGAAATCCCCTCGTAGTAGCACTTGCAGCAGATGCAGGCGTCGAAATTACCTGGGGAAAATGGGCGTTAGCCGCGATAGTGCCCGGAATGATCAGTTTATTAATCATTCCCTTAATCATTTACAAAATCGCACCACCAAGGATTAAGGAAACCCCCGATGCTAAAAATTTAGCCAAAAACAAGTTAAAGGAACTCGGGCGAGTCAAGACCAGCGAGATCATCATGTTAGGCGTATTTATCATGTTGCTCGTCTTATGGATTTTCGGGGAAGGATTTGGCATAAATAGTGTTACCACAGCCTTTCTGGGATTATCTATCCTATTAATATGCAATGTGTTAACGTGGGAAGAAATTTTAGAAGAAAAAGGCGCGTGGAACACCTTTATATGGTTCTCCACACTGGTAACCCTTGGCTACGCACTCAATGAGCACGGCTTAATCACTTATTTCAGCGGACAAATGTCCTACGTAGTAGAAGGCATGCACTGGTCCCTTGGGCTCTCAATAATATGCCTGGTGTATTTCTACACTCATTACTTCTTCGCAAGCAATACTGCGCATATCGGGGCAATGTATGGTGTCCTTTTAGCCGTTGCTATAGGACTTGGCGCGCCCGCGATGCTCTCCGCGCTCATATTGGCCTTCATTAGTAATCTTTTCGGCGGCTTGACTCACTACGGAAACGGCCCTGCCCCCATATTGTATGGAGCAGGCTATGTTAAACTAAAAGACTGGTGGATAACGGGTTTAATTGTAAGCTTTGCCAACATACTGGTCTGGGGTGGTATTGGTGCCGCCTGGTGGAAATTCTTGGGGTATTGGTGA
- a CDS encoding succinylglutamate-semialdehyde dehydrogenase has protein sequence MKSNCINNRWEEARGPEFQSINPATKETIWAGNESTPEEVNEAIASARFALNSWAKTTVAERQNHLQVFAQTLQHKKQELLELISQEVGKPRWEARLEVEAMVGKIAISIEAYNTRCREFFGGNAITRFHPHGVVAVFGPYNFPGHLPNGHIVPALLAGNTVIFKPSPLTPAVSQKMVEIWLDAGLPPGVLNLVQGGAEIGKYLAQHTEINGVFFTGSAQTGLAIRKMLVSEPGKILALEMGGNNPLIVHQIADHLAAACLTIESAYITSGQRCTCARRLIIPKGSEGDSFLDILIEHINKIRIGNPTQTPEPFMGAVVSSEVAEKLLEEQAFLANRGGNVICELKQLEEGTGIVSPGLIDVTGIDHREDKEIFGPLLQVIRVNDFSEAIEEANKTRYGLSAGLLSENEVNYKRFYREVKAGIINWNSSITGASSSAPFGGIGLSGNHRPSAFLAADYCAYPIASIEKDALMMPSNILPGLSF, from the coding sequence ATGAAGTCTAATTGTATCAACAACCGCTGGGAAGAAGCAAGAGGTCCGGAATTTCAGTCCATTAACCCTGCTACAAAAGAAACGATATGGGCAGGAAATGAATCCACACCTGAAGAAGTAAACGAAGCAATCGCATCTGCTCGCTTTGCACTCAATAGCTGGGCAAAAACTACTGTTGCTGAACGCCAAAACCACTTGCAAGTATTCGCGCAAACACTACAGCATAAGAAACAAGAGCTCCTTGAACTGATCTCGCAAGAAGTGGGAAAACCCCGATGGGAAGCTCGACTCGAAGTGGAAGCGATGGTTGGTAAAATCGCGATTTCAATCGAAGCATATAACACCCGCTGCCGAGAATTTTTTGGAGGCAATGCGATTACACGCTTTCACCCGCACGGAGTTGTCGCTGTTTTTGGGCCCTATAATTTCCCGGGTCATTTACCCAACGGGCATATTGTACCAGCACTATTAGCCGGCAATACCGTGATATTCAAACCCAGCCCGCTGACTCCAGCTGTTTCACAAAAAATGGTTGAAATTTGGCTAGACGCGGGTCTTCCTCCCGGCGTGTTAAACTTAGTTCAAGGCGGTGCTGAAATAGGTAAATATCTTGCGCAACACACAGAAATAAACGGCGTATTCTTCACAGGCAGTGCTCAAACTGGTCTTGCGATACGAAAAATGCTGGTCTCCGAGCCTGGTAAAATATTAGCGCTAGAAATGGGAGGGAACAACCCCCTCATCGTCCACCAAATCGCGGATCACTTAGCGGCAGCGTGTTTAACCATCGAATCCGCATACATCACATCCGGCCAACGCTGCACCTGCGCGCGAAGACTCATTATCCCTAAAGGATCTGAAGGAGACTCATTTTTGGATATATTAATTGAGCATATTAATAAGATACGCATAGGAAATCCCACCCAAACCCCTGAACCCTTTATGGGTGCAGTTGTTTCTTCAGAAGTTGCGGAAAAATTGCTGGAAGAACAAGCTTTCCTGGCTAATCGCGGGGGAAATGTTATCTGCGAATTAAAACAATTAGAAGAAGGCACCGGCATTGTAAGCCCCGGCTTAATCGATGTTACCGGAATTGATCACAGGGAAGACAAAGAAATTTTCGGCCCACTCTTGCAAGTTATTCGCGTAAATGATTTCTCGGAAGCAATCGAAGAAGCCAACAAAACCCGTTACGGACTATCCGCTGGCCTGTTATCCGAAAACGAGGTTAACTATAAACGTTTTTACCGTGAAGTAAAAGCGGGGATCATTAACTGGAATAGCAGCATCACCGGCGCTAGCAGCAGTGCGCCTTTTGGCGGAATCGGACTCAGCGGAAATCACCGCCCCAGCGCCTTTTTAGCAGCAGATTATTGCGCGTATCCAATCGCTTCAATTGAAAAAGATGCCCTCATGATGCCCTCCAACATACTTCCCGGATTGAGTTTTTAA
- a CDS encoding EscV/YscV/HrcV family type III secretion system export apparatus protein: MAKIQDIILKSTRYTDVFLALLIVMIISLMIIPIHPAVMDALLALNMSIAATLIMIALYIPGILSFSTFPSVLLLTTLFRLALNISTTRLILLDAYAGEIINTFGHFVVAGNIIVGGVIFLIILIVQFIVITKGSERVAEVAARFTLDAMPGKQMSIDADMRAGVIDVDQARARRSILEKENQLYGAMDGAMKFVKGDAIAGLIITAINIVAGLSIGILQKGMTMAKAIQVYSILTIGDGLVSQIPALLISVTAGIIVTRVASDDKSALGADISKQLMGQPKALLVGGCLIAALSLIPGFPKLQFLTLSAIAIGLSLALGVWKKKKIAKSKSVLGSLQADTGGVATAEEGEEGAPASGAKEEFSLTIPLMLDVANSVQDVIDAESLNRQLIQIRKALYQDLGVPFPGIHLRFNENLIDGAYNVLLQEVPISEGYLKKGYVIAREDPVNLDILKIPYEQGIPFLPSIAPIWVSEKQVKNLEKADIAYMDAPQILSYHISFVLKKYAGDFLGIQEAKYLMEKMDAQYSEIVREVQRILPIQKIAEVFQRLVQEDISIRNMRSVTQSLIDWGQKEKDPVLLTEYSRSGLKRYISYKYSGGKNILAVYLLDPNVEETIRKAVRQTSGGNYLALDPKTAKKVVNAVKEEVGDLSKMTDKPVLLTSMDIRRYVRKLVEADLYELPVLSHQELTEEITVQPLGKINID, translated from the coding sequence ATTGCCAAAATACAGGATATTATATTAAAGAGCACGCGTTATACTGACGTGTTCTTGGCCCTTTTGATCGTAATGATCATTTCGTTGATGATCATACCGATTCATCCAGCCGTCATGGATGCCTTGTTGGCGCTCAATATGTCGATTGCGGCCACGTTGATCATGATCGCCTTGTATATTCCCGGGATATTATCGTTTTCCACTTTCCCCTCTGTCTTGCTCTTAACAACATTGTTTCGTTTAGCATTAAACATTTCGACAACTCGATTGATTCTCCTAGACGCTTATGCCGGTGAGATCATTAACACATTTGGTCACTTCGTTGTTGCGGGTAATATCATTGTAGGGGGCGTTATCTTCTTAATTATCTTGATCGTCCAATTTATCGTGATCACCAAGGGTTCCGAGCGTGTGGCCGAAGTGGCGGCTCGTTTTACATTAGATGCTATGCCGGGCAAGCAAATGAGTATCGATGCGGATATGCGAGCCGGTGTAATCGATGTCGATCAAGCAAGAGCCAGACGTTCCATATTAGAAAAGGAAAACCAGCTTTACGGTGCTATGGACGGTGCCATGAAGTTTGTTAAAGGAGATGCCATCGCAGGTCTTATTATCACTGCGATCAACATTGTTGCCGGTTTGAGTATCGGTATTTTGCAAAAAGGGATGACCATGGCGAAAGCTATACAGGTGTATTCTATCCTAACGATTGGTGACGGTTTGGTCTCCCAAATACCGGCATTGTTAATTTCAGTGACCGCGGGTATTATCGTAACGCGGGTAGCTTCGGATGATAAAAGCGCCTTGGGCGCAGACATCAGCAAGCAGCTCATGGGGCAACCCAAGGCATTGCTTGTGGGCGGGTGCTTGATTGCGGCACTCAGCTTAATTCCCGGATTCCCTAAACTTCAATTTTTGACCCTTTCAGCGATTGCTATTGGCCTTTCCCTTGCACTAGGCGTTTGGAAAAAGAAAAAAATAGCAAAAAGCAAGTCTGTCCTAGGCTCCTTACAAGCGGATACCGGGGGTGTCGCCACCGCTGAGGAGGGGGAAGAAGGAGCACCTGCATCAGGAGCAAAAGAAGAATTTTCGCTTACTATCCCGCTCATGTTAGATGTCGCCAATTCCGTCCAAGATGTCATAGATGCGGAATCCTTGAACCGCCAATTAATACAAATACGGAAAGCGCTTTACCAAGACCTTGGGGTACCGTTTCCTGGAATACACCTGCGGTTTAATGAGAATTTGATTGATGGCGCTTATAATGTACTTTTACAAGAAGTGCCCATATCCGAAGGTTATTTAAAGAAAGGCTATGTGATTGCTCGTGAAGACCCCGTCAATCTGGATATTCTAAAGATTCCGTATGAGCAAGGCATACCCTTTTTACCCAGCATTGCCCCGATCTGGGTATCTGAAAAACAGGTTAAAAACCTGGAAAAAGCAGATATTGCTTACATGGACGCACCGCAGATTTTATCCTACCACATATCCTTTGTATTAAAGAAATATGCCGGAGATTTCTTAGGCATTCAGGAGGCCAAATATTTGATGGAGAAAATGGATGCCCAGTACTCAGAAATTGTGCGCGAGGTCCAACGTATCCTTCCCATACAAAAGATTGCAGAAGTCTTCCAGCGGCTCGTACAGGAAGATATTTCCATCCGGAATATGCGCTCTGTCACACAATCATTGATCGATTGGGGGCAAAAAGAAAAGGACCCCGTACTGTTAACCGAATATTCGCGATCCGGCTTAAAGCGTTATATCAGCTACAAATACAGCGGTGGTAAAAACATTTTAGCCGTATACTTATTAGATCCAAATGTTGAGGAAACGATTCGGAAGGCGGTACGACAGACCTCCGGCGGAAATTACCTGGCGTTAGATCCCAAAACCGCTAAGAAGGTTGTTAATGCCGTAAAGGAAGAAGTAGGCGATCTCTCCAAAATGACAGATAAACCCGTGTTGTTAACTTCTATGGACATCCGTCGTTATGTGCGCAAACTCGTTGAAGCAGATTTATACGAACTCCCTGTACTTTCCCACCAGGAGCTGACGGAAGAAATCACCGTCCAGCCGTTAGGAAAGATCAACATCGATTAA
- a CDS encoding N-succinylarginine dihydrolase has translation MQIEEVNFDGLVGQTHNYAGLSEDNVASSSNKNLKARPKEAALQGLKKMKFLADLGLTQAILPPQERPNIPFLKQFGFTGKDSDILEKARKQAPELFYASCSASCMWTANAATVTPAIDANDGKTHITPANLLSKIHRTIEGKATEKILSAIFCNETLFTVHAPIPLSFHLGDEGAANHTRLCPKHSQEGLHFLVYGRDQSWANNRKHFPRQTLLASEAIIRRHTVNNYIYAQQNPEAIDKGIFHNDVIATGNEDLYLLHEYAYINTESVIRELQDKYSVLHDKPLTCIIVKDKFISVEDAVKSYLFNSQIVTLPDNNMALIAPEECHTQGNIKQFIEELIKSKENRIQSVHYLDLKQSMRNGGGPACLRLRIPLTDKEISALPQGIFINNTSYDKFATWVNKHYRDELSSNDLSDPLLIQENRTALDELTGIMGLGSIYEFQQE, from the coding sequence ATGCAGATTGAGGAAGTCAATTTCGATGGCCTGGTAGGACAGACACATAATTATGCCGGTTTATCTGAAGACAATGTAGCCTCTTCAAGCAACAAGAACCTAAAGGCGAGACCTAAAGAAGCCGCGCTACAAGGGCTCAAAAAAATGAAATTCTTGGCAGACTTAGGGCTCACTCAGGCTATCCTTCCACCACAAGAAAGACCGAATATCCCATTTTTAAAACAGTTTGGATTTACCGGGAAGGACTCGGATATTTTAGAAAAAGCGAGAAAGCAAGCGCCGGAATTGTTTTACGCCAGTTGTTCCGCCTCCTGCATGTGGACAGCGAATGCTGCTACCGTTACTCCAGCTATTGATGCAAATGACGGCAAAACACACATTACCCCCGCGAACTTGCTTAGCAAAATTCATAGAACGATTGAAGGCAAAGCCACGGAAAAGATATTAAGCGCAATATTTTGCAATGAAACGCTCTTTACCGTACACGCACCTATCCCTCTCAGCTTTCATTTAGGGGATGAAGGGGCTGCGAATCACACTCGGCTTTGCCCAAAGCACTCTCAAGAAGGGCTGCACTTTCTTGTGTATGGCCGAGATCAATCCTGGGCAAACAACCGAAAACATTTCCCCAGGCAAACATTATTAGCATCTGAAGCGATTATACGCAGGCATACTGTAAATAATTATATTTACGCGCAGCAAAACCCAGAAGCGATTGACAAAGGGATCTTCCACAACGATGTAATCGCTACCGGCAATGAAGATTTGTATTTACTCCATGAATACGCTTATATAAATACGGAATCTGTCATCAGAGAACTTCAAGATAAGTATTCAGTTTTACATGACAAACCGTTGACCTGTATTATCGTAAAAGACAAATTCATCAGCGTTGAAGATGCCGTTAAAAGCTATCTATTTAATAGCCAAATCGTAACCCTACCCGATAACAACATGGCATTGATTGCGCCGGAAGAGTGCCATACTCAAGGCAACATTAAACAGTTTATCGAGGAGCTCATAAAATCCAAAGAAAACCGAATCCAATCCGTACATTATTTAGATTTAAAACAAAGCATGAGGAACGGTGGCGGGCCCGCATGCTTGAGATTAAGGATTCCCTTAACCGATAAAGAAATAAGTGCCCTCCCCCAAGGTATTTTTATCAACAATACGAGCTACGACAAATTTGCCACGTGGGTAAACAAGCATTACCGAGACGAACTCAGCAGTAACGACTTAAGCGATCCCCTTCTTATTCAAGAAAACCGAACCGCTCTGGATGAGTTAACTGGGATCATGGGACTGGGATCCATCTATGAGTTCCAGCAAGAATAG